CAGCATTCTGTCAATAACGTATAAAACACGTTGATTGTGATGTCGTATAAATCAACTTACagcaacatttttaaaattatagccCATAGGAATCGAAATAATGTAAAGCAGAAACGTATTTTAACGAAGAATTTACACGTCTGGTGATATTATTTAACAGGCAATATCCTCCTGAATTTATTCCGTCAGACGACTTTTAAttaatctatacgtttaattTGTTCAATAACTAACCGTGGAAAAGTCTTTATACAATGATGCTGAAGGAGTGATGTCAATCTCGTTCGTAGGAAATTCACGTGCAAACAATAGAAATGAGCTGGATTCTGCCGACAAAAAGTAAAACTCCCCAGCTGGTAAGTCGGTATCGTTGAAAGTGTACTCTGATACGTTACCAAAATGGGATGTTTCCGTCAAGGAAGAGACGTTGTCAGAAAAGTCAACATATCCGAGAAGGACTGGATTGTCCATAAAGGCTTCTACCGGGGGGATGACGTGAAAACTTGCTTTTGTATTAGAAGCGCTATCGGAGTAGAACATAATAGCAACGCCGACtggaaaatttgaagaaatgttatATGTAACGAAAGCGTCCGTTTCTAGTTCTTTTGAATCGCCACGTGCCAAAAGAATATATATGCCGTCAAAATCTCCGTGTACTTCTATTACAGTGTTATTGCTATTTGCAACGATTTTTATCTTGGCGAGCTTCCCTGAATTACCAGTGGTACCTAAAGCCGGTGTGATATAATGGGTTCCCCAGGTTTTTGTTGCCGGAACCTGGAACCAGGAAAGTCCATATTCGGCATTCTCGTCTGTCCCGCAAAACATTGCGAATGGTTTATTTCCGGTAAAGAGCGTTCCAGTTTGATATGTTGACAAGatttcaaaaaatgaaacataGTTTTGGTGTGACAGAATCTGACTTCCGACGAAAACATCCGATGACGTTCCGGACTCTAAAGCAATTGCAGAGCAGTATAAATCCGATGAACCAAAATGAATTGTCATGTATTCGTCGCCAATGGCATCTAGCGGCTGCAGCAACTTTGAATGCATGTTATTCCAGTggaaactaaaatatattgcagAATCGTCCTCGGTAAAAATAAAGATTGGGTCACTGATGTCAGACACTTGAAAACTGGAACAGGATACATTTGTCTCCCCGCGATCTTCTACAATTTTATCGTATGCGGTTACAAATTCACTTCCGGTTTCAACACCTGCATGAGAAACAAAAGTTCACTTCATAAAATGTGTATATTGAGCTAtgaataaattaaaacatataattattaagaaattattgaaaatgtCTATTTTAGGAATATGACAAAGGAGAAAAAACATTCTGTTACGGTACACTAATGAAATTTATTACCATTCAGCTATGGGGGAAAACGAAGTATGCAGTACGTTACAATTAAATAAGTGTTTACCATCGATTAGGCAAAAAAATGATGGTTTTTGTGCAAGCACAACACGGAAACTGAAAAGAATATATTAAGTTAAATGCAAAGCCAGGCAGAtcgtcaaaagaaaaaaatgcattgtcaTTAAAACGTATGAAATGTTTCAACAAAACTGAAGTCAACATGCACTTTCTAAGAAAATAGTTGAGTATATTTTAATAGGCTGAGCTGAACTGCGGGTCGTGTCCTATTTCTAGAGTAGTTGTGCTTGTACATGTCTGCACAATCAAATTTCGTTGATGGTGAGGTGAGCAGTTTACATAAACGTAAATTTAATTCAGAgtgtaaaagttatatttttttcagttaaatcaCTCAATACGTTActagaaacaaaaaaaacttaattgtTTAATTATTGGAACCGTGTGTATCAGAAAAATGactattttctcatattttgtgATCGTCTGCAAATCGACGGTATACTATCGGATGCTTGTATAAGAACATATTCTGAAAGAAATAGATaaacagataaaaatgtaataacacatcTAGTTTTGTGCGAGGACAACTGCACATGCGAGGAGTACTGCATTTGGGCTACATTAATTGTTAGTAGCTTGAAGTATTATTGAGCCAGTACACCCACAtggaagctctagggtagagtagagaccgGCTCTATACTCGATAATCAACTTGAACGGTATTAATTAGTACACCAAtcgtaccttccctgttgaagacCTGAACTCTGCAAACTCCACGGtgaggtagggtttactggttccttgctttcCACCACAGCACTCAATGTGCAGggaaaaacagttttacatatttccagggcccaatttttgattggtcggttactttactggtgggagcaagtatcatttacacaacagcctactcttctctagagctccgatgtgaacttacTCACagtgacaatcggcaatttccgtgcgatttcGTAATTCCATACACTACTTCGACATTCTTCGGACATAACAGAAAACTACCCTTTAAtaaccgaaggatgccgaaaccGCATTTGGAGAATACGTAACCGAACGGAAAACGCCGAATGTCATTACGGAAGGAAGCGATACATACCAACCCTGAACAGACTTCCATTATACCCTACAATTTTCAAGTACTGATCATATCTTACAGAGTTCCACGGGGCTGGTTGGTACACAAACATTCTTCCAAAATTGTCTGGCGAACCTGCAATGCCAAACGTTATGTTGACATATCTGGGTCTGTAACAAAGGCTGACAGTGCTGACAATGTggttatttgaaatgtgatgcaCGAATGTGTATGAAATTTCTTTAGTAGTAGATATctcaaaatatgacattaaagATAAGTTTCAGTGCAAGATTAGACTCTTCAACTGTACATTAGGATTTACCAGAAACCGTgcgttttcttttcaatttttgtaataaCATTCGCAATTTATTCTTCTTTTAATTAACTACATCTCTTCTTATTTTGGTTGTTCAATTTTCGCTTGCTCATATGTTACAAGAATAATGCCAGTTATTAACAATGCCGGAACATATTCCGATGCCCTGTCACTGAGCTTCTAGGCCACAGTCATACTCtcccctttttaaaaatcaaGGCATATACATTTCGaacaccacttctgaatattcATCTAAAACTTGACTGGTTCTATATTTCGCTTCTACAAGATGTTCATAAAACTTACATCTGCCGCAAAACAGTCTACAGTTCTGGTCAACCCATTCAGTGTAGTCAGGATGTGTGCACAAATCATCATCATATTCATAACAGTTTTTCACTGCATCCTGACACCGCCAGTCTACAAAGACAAGGTACCGGCATCTTGATAAGCATTACTCACAAAGAAACTGAAGATCCATCTATAATTTAATATTACTATgtataaaaaggataaaaaaaacaacattcattgTCCAATGAATACcgttttattcttaaaaatcaAGTAGATTTGTGCATTAAAACCCTGTTGAAGTTCCGTAGAAAACATTAAAATTCTAAACTATACACTGCAAACTGTTTCAAACCTGGATATACGTTACAAACCTGGAATGTACGTTACAAACCTGGAATATACGTTACAAACCCGAAATATAATCAAAAACCCGAATATACGTTACAAACCTGAAATTTACCTGACCACCCTGGAATTTACGTTACAACCCTGGAATTTACGTTACAGACCCTGAATATAAGTTACTAACCTGAACTGAACTTTCCACAGTCTGTTTTGTACATGtctgaaataataataaattttgtcattaatgaTTCATTTTTCTACATGGCAAGAAATATATTAATATGTCGTTCTGTGAAATACTGCAAAACTGACACAAACAGATTTTTAAACCAATTtctatgtattatttttttttattttgatatgttaattaagaagtaatatacattttatcaaaatcaacACAACAGAAACTGTGAAAAAGGTAAAAAGAAGGGTAGCAGGTGCGACTGGACAGCTGCACACATGTATACGCTTGCTAAATTTGTGAATCTACCAACTTAAACTTAAGAGTTTTTACCAGACCATCTAACCATATCTACTTACCGTACCATATTGTAGCATTGTTCATCAAGCCACTTAGTTTAAGTTCAACCAACTCAGAGGCCAAGGACGTTTCAGAAGGAAGCATGGAACAACTTCCGGCAATATTCCTGTTTCCAATGCCAATACAGAACGCATCAGAGGTCTGCATTGCCCAGTAGGATATGGCGTCACTATAAAATATTAGCAAAATTCTTTTGGCGTTAGCAGAAGGCCTAAGCATAGCATGACCGTTTCAACATAATTAGCATAGAACATTGCTAGTCGATCAGCTAATTTATTATTACATAATAATTAACAAGCATaaccaattatttaaaaaaaatcactgcaatTTTTAAATAGTCTATTATAGATGTATAATGCCGAATTGGGAGTACGTAACCTTACAAAGCATATTGTTAAAGCAATCGTGTGTCGGTTAagactgtttcttatttgtaaaatactggaAATAGTATCGAGCTTTAATCGATGGAAACTGTTACTTTTAAACAcggatttgatcaaatttgaataaTTCCGTTCTATATACATcagcttaaaggtccaatactaaggaaagtgaacattttaatttcttttaaaaagcacagaaactatttcattttataggaaaatgaaagttggtaagcagaaattcgaaataaatcgcagtatatgtacaattatttttctatgaagtatgaagaaagttaaaaagacctggggggtcattctgtcgattcattgaaatttcaacataatacacatacatttctttgtgttccaaagaccttctgtaaattttgacctgccaatcttcattatttagtgtcttgcagaagtctatgcactggctatgaaaaaaattgccaactcactttcccttagtaatggacctttaaaacaaACTAGAAAATGAAATTGTAAATTTAACAGTTATTGCTGAAAACAATGATTGATACGATGCAATTCCAAAAggattataaaataaatatacatgtctAAACTGTAAAACACATTACCTGGAACAATTAATGTTGCTTAGCATACTCGTGGTGTTTATTGACTGTATATTGTCACATTTAGGGAAACACTTGTATATAATCATCTGTGCCCTCGATATGTGCACCACAATTTTTCCCGTGCTATTGTCAATTAGTTCAACCAGTACCGTCCCGCACGACTGCACGCGAAACAATAACTCAAAAAAGCCAGTGACGTTGGTGGTGTACGCTGGAATTTTATCCGTTACGCCAGGTATGAACGTTGACGTTATCTTTGCATCTTCTGAAGTTATACAATAAAACCTGTTTTAGTCGACACCGATTATCGCTAGTCAAATATGTCggttaaggtgatgtcactttttgaatttccggtgaataacaaaaaaccaaagaatattcagttcttttcaaaaactgttatattatgattcaaccaaatagtttccattg
This window of the Mercenaria mercenaria strain notata chromosome 5, MADL_Memer_1, whole genome shotgun sequence genome carries:
- the LOC123557940 gene encoding uncharacterized protein LOC123557940, encoding MQTSDAFCIGIGNRNIAGSCSMLPSETSLASELVELKLSGLMNNATIWYDMYKTDCGKFSSDWRCQDAVKNCYEYDDDLCTHPDYTEWVDQNCRLFCGRCSPDNFGRMFVYQPAPWNSVRYDQYLKIVGYNGSLFRVGVETGSEFVTAYDKIVEDRGETNVSCSSFQVSDISDPIFIFTEDDSAIYFSFHWNNMHSKLLQPLDAIGDEYMTIHFGSSDLYCSAIALESGTSSDVFVGSQILSHQNYVSFFEILSTYQTGTLFTGNKPFAMFCGTDENAEYGLSWFQVPATKTWGTHYITPALGTTGNSGKLAKIKIVANSNNTVIEVHGDFDGIYILLARGDSKELETDAFVTYNISSNFPVGVAIMFYSDSASNTKASFHVIPPVEAFMDNPVLLGYVDFSDNVSSLTETSHFGNVSEYTFNDTDLPAGEFYFLSAESSSFLLFAREFPTNEIDITPSASLYKDFSTGQICRLGSGTVGDGTDTDCDGLADEENVCYIGYGTTKQDYDLDGAFGEDCETSEEGTVTLTAPEEPQCYTEIPEQTDTGCLKKCACPCSWRKSLGEYQNMNKSEQDAYNQAQSEKYQKDMEVDEESLSSTVAEKQSAEDERQSSKSIGFAGVIFILIVVGVIVIFDIINVIQKIKDRRNAVEEVQ